A window from Drosophila willistoni isolate 14030-0811.24 chromosome XR unlocalized genomic scaffold, UCI_dwil_1.1 Seg143, whole genome shotgun sequence encodes these proteins:
- the LOC111519007 gene encoding uncharacterized protein LOC111519007 — protein sequence MLTVQLIMESGEQLVMKLPISASIYELKRELQSLLNIQEPLEISTSDATLADSVLLTEVAGLGNNEQIKPIVSCYEGNNFVCLIRFSLESGDIALPLVDNSVSNSSIEVEVKVEARVTWPKVETCLLRIFTLLERQNSDIKTEKWAVVSREYLPPTVTSICPNERVTIWMDADSADIIKKRFNCLKLCFWTIEFEFFD from the exons atgtTGACTGTTCAATTGATCATGGAATCCGGAGAG cAATTGGTTATGAAGCTCCCGATCTCAGCTAGTATATACGAACTTAAGAGAGAGCTGCAGAGTCTTCTCAATATTCAGGAACCATTGGAGATTTCTACTTCTGATGCAACGTTGGCCGATTCAGTTCTTTTAACAGAAGTTGCTGGTCTAGGCAACAACGAACAAATTAAGCCGATTGTGTCTTGCTAtgaaggcaacaattttgtgtgCTTGATACGATTTTCTCTTGAGTCCGGTGATATCGCGCTTCCATTAGTCGATAATTCGGTGTCAAACTCAAGTATCGAAGTTGAAGTTAAAGTTGAAGCCAGAGTTACTTGGCCAAAGGTAGAGACTTGTTTGCTGCGAATTTTCACGCTCCTCGAACGGCAGAACTCAGATATAAAGACGGAGAAGTGGGCTGTGGTGAGCCGGGAATATTTACCCCCTACAGTCACAAGTATTTGCCCCAATGAACGGGTTACGATCTGGATGGATGCGGACAGTGCGGATATCATCAAGAAGAGATTCAACTGCCTTAAACTATGTTTTTGGACGATCGAATTTGAGTTTTTCGATTAG